In the genome of Bacillus thuringiensis, the window ATTACCATTAGTTACAATTCTTTTTTCAGCATTCTTCTTGAAAGAGAAAATTCGATTGAATTATTGGATAGGAATTATATTGGGTGCTATAGGAGTACTCTTTATTACGATTCCATCTAAAAGTGCTGATCAAGAAGTATCTTTAATAGGAGATATCCTGATATTATTAAGTACTTTTCTATTTGCTTTCTACACGGTTTTGCTAAAACGACCAAAACAAGAACAGTATTTATCAAACGAGGTTTTTACAACATTAACTTTAATTATTGGAGCTGTTATTCTATTACCATTTGCACTGGTAGAAATTCTTTATTACGGTTTACCAAAGATTGAAACTTGGAAAACGGGACTTAGTGTAATATACCTTGTTATTGGAGCAACAATTTTAGCGTATTGGTTTTGGAATAAAGCGCTAGAGAGAGTTTCAGCATCAGTAAGCGGATTATATTTAAATGCATTACCATTAATAAGTATTGTTACTTCAATTATTCTATTAAATGAATCTCTGACAGGGAGAGTAATAATGGGAGCAAGTTTAGTTTTAACCGGAGTAGGATGGGCGGATAAGCAAAAGTTATGTAATCTATTAAAAGGTAATAAGGTGAAGAATAGAGACTGCTAAACAGTATGATTTATATAATTGACATGTAAAAAAGATACCTTATATATGAGGTATCTTTTTTATTTAGCAAAGATAATAGACTAAAATTAGTATAGATATTCTTTGCTGTATTTATATGTGTCGAAATCATTTTGAAATATTGTTTGAACGAGTTGTATACATTCAGTATCATAAAAGCTTTCAAAAGTTGGATGACGGGGAAATAAAGGATCAGTAATATCGCCTTCGCTAAAATTCCCTTTATAAATCATGGCGGGAGTTTGATGATGCCATGATGTTGAGAACTCATTTATTGGTGCAGTTTTTAATTCGAAACGCTTTTCTAATTTTTTCATTTCCTGATCGAAGTTTTCTAAGTATATATAATTGGTCACATATTCTTCTTCACCAGCTATATATTGTTGTGTGAAATGTGGGTTAATATCACTTGCGTGAGCCCCTTTCATAAATAGATAGTATAGAAATTGTTTAAATGAGATCCCTTTGGGGGAATTTTCATCTTGATATAAAAACTTTCGGATGGGTTTCCATTCGGGATTTTCCATATAAGGAGGTCCAATTAAGGACACGAAAGAACTGACTGCTCTCCTGTAAGGATTACGAACAAGTTTAAACGTTTCTTTTTGTTTTTCTCGTAACGCTACTCCTAGTCGTACACTATAGGCAGGTGTACTTTTGTATATATCGTATTCAAAATTATGAATGAAAGGACTATAACTTAGAGCTGTTTGTAATAAATCAATCTGGTAAAAGAACCAATTGGCAAGAGAAGTGCAACCGCTTTTTTGACTCCAAAATAGAATGATGGGAAAC includes:
- a CDS encoding DMT family transporter: MKEICMLLVAVILWGTAIAPTKWALESIQPFTLLFIRLFFAGGICMLFSFKQLQKSVVHKKVPWKRMSLLAFTGVAGYFMFTSYGISLTSGLHVSIIDAALPLVTILFSAFFLKEKIRLNYWIGIILGAIGVLFITIPSKSADQEVSLIGDILILLSTFLFAFYTVLLKRPKQEQYLSNEVFTTLTLIIGAVILLPFALVEILYYGLPKIETWKTGLSVIYLVIGATILAYWFWNKALERVSASVSGLYLNALPLISIVTSIILLNESLTGRVIMGASLVLTGVGWADKQKLCNLLKGNKVKNRDC
- a CDS encoding sulfotransferase family 2 domain-containing protein, with protein sequence MFDPSLLHTISAHSRSPHYHRKFPIILFWSQKSGCTSLANWFFYQIDLLQTALSYSPFIHNFEYDIYKSTPAYSVRLGVALREKQKETFKLVRNPYRRAVSSFVSLIGPPYMENPEWKPIRKFLYQDENSPKGISFKQFLYYLFMKGAHASDINPHFTQQYIAGEEEYVTNYIYLENFDQEMKKLEKRFELKTAPINEFSTSWHHQTPAMIYKGNFSEGDITDPLFPRHPTFESFYDTECIQLVQTIFQNDFDTYKYSKEYLY